TTTCTGAAGCGTGAAAGGAGAGGAGGTGCATATGCTTCCTATCTATACTGCTGCTGTCTCCGGCGTGGTGGCGATGCTGGTGCTCATTGCGCTAATGCTGCCACGCCGGCATGACCGGCGCAAGGATGACGAGAGTTAGCGCTCGTCATCCTTGCGCCGGTTGATTCTACTCTCAAGTCATGGAACCGCTCGTTGCTTGGGCTCGCTCGGAGAGTTTAGTACAAGCGCTAAGCGGTCAACGCTAAGGCCCAGGGGGGCGTACAATCCCTGGGCACTCTTCATATATAGCATGATATGATATAATAGAAATGAGGGAGTTGAACAATTATATAAAGTGGTTTATGATAAACTCTCTTACGCTCGGTTCGGCTATAGTGTCGCTCCGTTTGCTCCGAAAGCGCGCTGCAGAGCGTTGGACGGGCGAGCGGGCGTACTATAGTTGGACTCGCGGCGTTTGCCGAATTGGATTACAGGCAGATGGAATGCGACGATCCGCCAGTTGGCGGTTTTTTTAATTGCGTTTTATTGCTGCACATGATACAATAGCCAAGTTATTTAAAATCTAACGAAAGGTGAGACATGAGTCTGAGTCGAATCGGAAAACTGCCGGTGGTTATTCCGGCCGGTGTGACAATCACGGTTGACTCTGGTGATGTAACAGTCGAAGGCCCAAAGGGTAAGCTCGTCCAGTTCATTACTCCAGCTGTCAATGTGAAAGTCGAAGACGGACAAGTCACGGTTCATCCCAGAGATGAGTCGAGACAGGCGCGCGCTCAACATGGGTTGATGCGGGCATTGATCAATAACATGGTCGTGGGTGTAACCCAGGGTTACGAGCGGCGTTTAGAAGTAAAGGGCGTCGGTTTTCGCGTATCGTCTAGCAACAACGAGCTGACAATGAGCCTTGGTTTCAGCCACGAAGTCAAATATAAAGCGCCTGAAGGCGTGAACGTATCCAATGAAAAGATGATAATTGTCGTCAGTGGTATTGATAAGCAAAAAGTTGGACAAACAGCAGCAGAGATTCGTGCACTTAAGAAACCGGAGCCATACAAGGGCAAAGGTATTATGTATCTCGGTGAGCAAATTTTGCGCAAAGCAGGAAAGGCTGGTAAGAAATAATGAGTGATCTTGCAAAGAGACTGTTGAACCGAAGCCTGCGCAAGGCGCGCGTGCGTGCGAAAGTAAATGGCACAGCGGAACGCCCGCGCTTGAGCGTGACTATTAGTAACATGCATGTATCAGCACAACTGATTGACGACGTGACTGGTACGACGCTTGCTTCCGCTACTACAGTCGGTACAAAAATATCAGGCACGATGACTGAAAAATGTACGACTATTGGAACGGATATTGCTAAAAAAGCCAAGAAAGCTAAAATTAACGCAGCTGTCTTTGACCGCAACGGACGCCAGTATGCTGGTCGTCTACAGGCGCTTGCTGAGGCTGCACGCAAGGAAGGATTGGAGTTCTAAATGGCAGAACAAGCTACAGAACGAACCACACCTCGCGCCGATCGCGGACGCGCTTCGCGCAGCGGCCGGCAAGGACGAGGTGGTCGCCGCGATGACCGGCGCAACAAGCGCGATGACGCGCCAAAAGAATTTGAAGAAGTGGTAATCAATATTGACCGCGTAGCGCGCGTCGTGAAAGGCGGTCGCCGTTTCCGATTCAAGGCGCTCGTCGTCGTAGGTAATCACAAAAATAAAGTCGGCGTCGGTGTTGCTAAGGGTGCAGATGTGCAAGCGGCAATTGCAAAAGCAACGGATGTTGCCAAGAAGCACTTGATTACGATTCCAGTCGCTAACGAGACGATTCCGCACGATATGGAAGTCAAATTGAGCGGCGCTCGCGTACTAATTAAACCAGCAGCGCCTGGTACGGGTATCATTGCCGGTGGTGTGGTGCGCGCTATCATAGGCGTTACGGGTATTCGCAACTTGCTTTCGAAGTCGCTTGGCAGTACAAATAAAGTGAATATTGCTTACGCGACGATTGAAGCGCTCAATGGCCTGGTGCCGCACGAGCAGTGGCTCGGTGTCAAAGCGAGCGCGAAAGCAAAAGCCGGAGAGGAGGAATAGTATGACGAAATACAACGAACTCCAAGTTAGCAGCCATAAGAGCCGTAAGCGCGTAGGGCGCGGTATCTCAGCGGGCGGTGGTAAAACTGCTGGTCGCGGTACGAAAGGTCAAAATGCTCGCACCGGCAAGAAGCTTCGTGCGATGTTCCAGGGCGGACAGAATGGTATCGTAAGCGCCGTGCCAAAAGCGCGCGGATTCAAGAGCTTGCGTGTACCGGCGCAGGTTGTGTACTCAGATCGCCTGAATGAGCTGAAAGGCGAGGTAGATAACTTTGCATTGTATGAAGCGGACTTAATCATGACGCCGTTCTACACCGTGAAAGTAATTTCGCGCGGTGAATTAACCACAAAAATTACACTGAAAACGCAGGGCGCATCAAAGAGCGTAATCGCAGCACTTGAAAAAGTCGGTGGCTCGTTTGAAAAAGTAGCCACGCCGCTGCAAAAATCAGCCAAAGAAGCTGAGGCGGAAGACGAAGCGAAATAGCGATAGTCCGTTTGTCGATACGCGGAAGCGCTCCTGGTATTCTCGGGGGCGCTTTTCTTGTTAATTACAATTATATTTCCAGCGCTGCGCTCGCCCAAGCAATTCAGTAACATATTTACTTTTACGTAATTTATATTGGTTTCGGTCGCCGTTCGTATCGCATACGATTGCAGATTTTGCTGCGGCGTATGCTTTAGTTTCTTCAGGATGGGTGCGCAAATAATCACGCAGTAGCAAAAAATCGTCATGGCGCGTTGTGCCCGCAACTGCAATGTGAATATGAATGTCGCCTGCGACTGTTTCTTCGCGCCGTGACGCCATAAATACGTAGCCATCCGCAGGGTTGCTATGTGACCCAGGGAAAAAACCGGCTTTTTGTAGGCGACGTTTTATCGCTGCAATATCGTGAATGTTGCGCGCTGAAACTAGTACGTCAACAATGTTTTTACCGGCGAGTCCTGGAACGGCCGTGCTGCCGACATGATGAATTTGTCGTTTGGGCAATATTGCACGCAAGTGAAATGCAATTTTATCAAATAATTTAACATATACTTCGTCGGGCGAACTAATTATGACAACCATAATTATCTTTATTAAATCATCGAAGTACCATATCGTCAATGATGCTCACGCTATCTAGCAATCCCGCACGCTATCGTGTATACTATGGGAAGTTATTTATTAGAGATAGAGGGTTGTAGTATGAATTGGAGAATTGTTGTCCGCTCGCTCAAGAATCGAGATATGCAAAAACGTCTGGGCATTGTGTTTGGCTTGATTGTTGCGTTTCGGTTTTTAGCGCATGTTCCAGTGCCGCTTGCGAATCCAACGGAATTAAAAAGTATCATTGAAGGCGTAGTGAGTAGCAGTGACTTTGGCGGCTTTTTGAACCTAATGAGCGGTGGTGCGCTGAGCCAGATTTCAATTGTACTTGTCGGCATGAGCCCGTTTATTACTGCAAGTATTATTACGCAGTTGCTAACGAAAGCGATTCCGAAACTTGAAGAGCTACATAAAGACGGTGAGTCTGGACGGCGCAAAATCCAGCAATGGACGCGTATCGTGACAGTGCCGCTGGCTATTGTGCAATCAATTGCGTTCGTATACATTCTGCAGCAATCAGTACTCGCTGGATCAACTACCGGCAGTGCGCAGTCTACACCGTGGCAATGGGTGATAGCTGTCACGTCAATGACCGCCGGCTCAGTGCTTTTGATGTGGATCGGGGAATTAATGACAGAGCAAGGTATTGGTAACGGCATATCACTTGTGATCTTTGCTGGTATTATTAGTCAGTTGCCGACAACGTTTGGCACACTTATCAGCTCGTTATTCTCGACAGCAAAAGGACAGCTTAGCGTGTTCGGCTGGTTTAATGTGCCAGTAGACCCGACGACATTTTGGCTCGTTTTAGCGATCGGCATTATCGGGTTGCTCCTGTTGTATATGCTCGTGAAGATCAACGAAGCGCAACGCGTTATCACTATCAATTATGCTAAGCGCGTGGCAGGCAACACGAGCTATGGTGGAGTCAAGAGTATTTTGCCTGTCAAACTTATTGCTGCGGGCGTAATTCCGGTTATTTTCGCCGTTGCATTTCTCAGTCTGCCAGCGTTCGTCGGGCAGGTCATGAAAGTGATGCCGGGTGCTAATGCAACCGTCGCGAACAACTTGGTTAAATGGTTTCAGTCGCCAACCGCTAAAAACTTTGCTAATGGCGACTGGACGGTGATGATTTATCCAGTATTATACTTTTTGCTCGTCATTGCGTTTACTTATTTCTATACCGGTATAGTGTTTAATGCAAATGAAATCGCTGAAAACTTGCAGAAGCAGGGCGGTTTTATCGCGGGCGTGCGCCCTGGTGCGACGACTGAGAAGTATTTGAGTACGACTGTCAATCGCTTAGTATTGTTCGGCTCAATTGCGCTTGGCGTTATCGCGATTATGCCGTTTATTATGGATTATATTTTTGCGCAGCTTGGGCTGAGTATCTCGAATTTATCAATTGGCGGTACAGGACTACTTATCGTTGTGACGGTTGGGCTTGAGACGTTGCGCCAGGTCAACTCGCGGGCGTTGATGGTGACGTATGACGACTTTGATGTTGACGAACTTGGCGGCAGTAATACAAAAAAGCGCCGCTTACTGAAGCTGAAATTCAGTAAACTTCGCCGTGCCAAAGGGTAGATTTCTTGCTATACATAGGCATATGTACGCGAATTGCGTGGTGCAGACGTTTTCTCTCGTAGCCTATTTACTTTTGCTACAACCTAGGCTATAATACCAAGCTGTATATCTATGGCGAGTTCTAAGGAAGTTATCAAATTGCGCGGCAAGGTAGTGGAAGCACTGCCTAATACGCAATTCAAGGTAGAATTGGAGAACGGCCTAAGTATTATCGCTCACATTAGCGGCAAAATGCGCAAGCACTACATCCGCTTAGTCCCAGGCGATACTGTGGAAGTCGAGTTAACCCCATATGATCTCACTAAGGGTAGAATCGTATTCCGCGCACGTGATTAATAACCGAAATCCGACCTGATATCATCGGATTTCATTAACGCAGGGTTTTTCCTGAAGGAGTTTGTACGCTCATGAAAGTTCGTGCGAGTGTCAAAAAAATCAGCCCTGATGATCAGCTGGTTCGGCGCAAAGGCCGTCTCCGTGTCATCAACAAGAAAAAACCTAAAAATAAGCAAAGGCAGGGTTAAGCATGGCTCGAATTGCTGGGGTTGTCATCCCCGACGATAAGCAAGTGCAGGTGTCGCTCACGTATATCTACGGGATCGGATCGAAGTTTGCACGAGACATCCTTGCGGCGGCAAAGATTGAGCCGACCACTCGGGTGAAAGATCTCACCGAGGCTGAAGAGCAGAAGCTTCGCGACATTATCGACAACGATTATGTAACCGAAGGCGATTTGCAACGCCTGGTGACAAATAATATTAAGCGTCTGAAAGACATCAATGCCTACCGTGGCTTGCGCCACAAGGCTGGTCTTCCAACTCGCGGTCAGCGTACTCGTACGAATGCACGGACTCGTAAGGGTAAGGCAATCGCCGTGGGTGGCGCGCAACCAAAAGCAGCAAGCAAGACTTGATGAGGAAGGATTAGATTATGGCAGAAGCAAAATCTTCAAAGAAAAAGCAGCGCCGATCTGTCCCGAACGGTCAGCTGCATGTACAAGCAACATTTAACAATACAATTGTGACATTTGCGGACAGTAAGGGCAATGCTCTTACTGCGTCGAGTGCTGGCGCATGTGGTTTTCGCGGCAGTAAAAAAGGTACCGCTTATGCTGCACAAATTGCTGCCGAGAAGGCGGCTGAAGCAGCCAAAAGTAGCTACGGCTTGCGCACGGTTGACGTTTTCGTCAAAGGCGTTGGTTTGGGTCGCGATGCGGCGATTCGTGCGCTCGGTACGTTTGATATCACAGTTAACAGTATCAAAGACGTGACTGGTGTTCCGCATGGCGGTGTCCGTCCACGAAAGGCAAGGAGGGCATAATGGCACGAGATAGAAGCCCAATAGTGAAGCAGAGTCGCCGCGAGGGCGTTGCGCTTCATCCGAAAGCGCATAAGATTCTTGCGCGCAAAAGTGGTATTCCGGGCGAACACGCGCATGGTCGCCAAGGTAAGCAGAGTATGTACGCTACGCAGCTGCGTGAAAAGCAGAAAGTGCGTCGCATGTATGGTTTGCTTGAAAAGCAATTTGCAAAGTTGATGAACGAAGCGGTTCGCAAGCCGGGACTTGCTGGTGAAAACCTGCTGAAATTCCTGGAGCTGCGCTTAGATAACGCCGTATATCGCGCTGGTTTCGCAACGAGCCGCCGCCAAGCACGTCAGCTCGTGAGCCACGGGCATTTTGAGCTCAATGGCCGCCGTGTTGATATTCCGTCAATTCGCGTTAAAGCTGGCGATATTATTACCGTTCGTCCAAAGAGCGTCAAATCAGGCTATTTCACGAATATAAACGATATCTACAGCAATACGTCGCAAGTACCGCTTAGCTGGTTGACGGGTGATGTTAAAAAGCTGAAGATTGAGATCACTGGTACGCCGAAGCGCGAGGAAGCTGAAGCGGATATTAATGAGCAGCTAATTGTTGAGTACTACTCACGCTAAAAAGGGTAAGGAGATATAAAATGTCTAAAGTAATTCACAATCCAGCACTCGCTCAGATTATTGATAATAGCGAATTTTCGAGTACGTTTATCGTTGAGCCTCTGCATGTCAACTACGGTAACACACTCGGTAATAGCTTGCGCCGCGTGCTGCTTTCAAGTATCCGCGGTGGTGCCGTTGTGGCGTTTCGCATTGAGGGTGCCACGCACGAGTTTACGACTGTTCCGGGCATCAAAGAAGATGTCGTCGACATCATGCTAAACCTCAAAGGTGTGAATTTTCGTATTGCGACCGACGAGCCTATTGAGCTGCGTCTTGAGAAACACGGTGCGGGTGAAATCACTGCCGCTGATATTCAAGCGAATGCTGACGTTGAGGTAATGAACCCAGATCACGTCATCTGTACTGTTGACGATGACAGCCGAACGACCGTTTTTGACCTCGTGGTTGAATCCGGGCGTGGTTACCAAACGATTGAAGAGTCAAGCGAAAAGCGTTTGCACAGCGACATGATCGCTGTCGACGCGATGTTTAGTCCGGTAACGCGTGTGCGGTTTAAAGTTGATCCGACCCGCGTTGGTCAAGAGACAAACCTTGACAAGTTGGAGCTTACGATCGAAACCGACGGTTCACTCACGCCACGCGAAGCGTTTGAAGAGGCCGCTGCGATTTTAGTAAATCAATATAGTGCATTGGCAGGCAGTACGAAAGTTGAAGCCGCTCCGGCGCTTGGCACTAAAGCTAAAGACGACGTAGACGAGCTTGATCGGTCAATTGAAGATCTAGGCTTGAGTGCTCGTACGGTAAACGCGCTTATTAACAATGGTATTCGCACGGTTCGCGACCTGGTTACGCTTAGCGAGCAAGACCTGCGTGACCTTAGAGGTTTTGGCAGCAAAGCACTTGACGAAGTTAAAGATAAATTAGCAGAATTGGAGCTCTAAATGCATCGACACGGATATAAAGGGCGCAAGTTTGGTCGCGAACGCGATCAGCGCAGAGCGCTTCTGAAAGGTCTAGCGACGAGCTTGGTGATGGAGGAGCGGATCGAAACGACGCTGCCAAAAGCCAAAGAGCTCGTGCGCTACATTGAAAAGTTGATTACAAAGGCCAAAAAAGGTGATCTTGCAAATCGTCGCGCGGTTATTGCTGGGCTTAGCACACAAGCTGCTGCTGTTAAGCTAGTTGATCAAATTGCGCCTCAGCTAACTAGTCGCACCAGCGGACATGTTCGTGTTGAGCGTACACGGTTACGTGTGGGTGATGGCGCTCAGATGGCGGTTATTGAGTTTGTTGACGAGCTGGAAGATATGCCGAAGTCGGAAAAGGAGGCAAGGTAATGGTAGATCGCACCTATAGTCAAAAACCAGCTGATGTCAGCCGGCGTTGGATCTTAATTGACGCTAAAGACGCGACGCTTGGACGCTTGTCAACCGAAATCGCTAAATATCTGATTGGTAAGTATAAGCCAACTTATACGCCGCACGTTGACGGTGGTGACTATGTTATTGTTATTAACGCCGCCGAAGTGCCGGTCACGGGTGACAAAGAAACCGATAAGATGTACTATCGTCACAGCGGATTTCCGGGTGGGCTTAAAGAAGCGCAGCTTAAAGAGCTACGCAAAAAGAGTCCAGAGAGTATTATTGAACTTGCGGTTAAAGGCATGTTGCCGAAAAATAAGCTCGCTGCAGATCGTTTAGCTCGACTGAAGATCTTTGCTGGAAGTGAGCATGCGCACGCCGCGCAAAAACCAGAGAAAGTAGAGGTTAACTAATGGCTACAAACACTGTACCATATGACTATGGGTTAGGTCGGCGCAAAAGCGCAACGGCACGCGCCCGTCTGATAGCCGGTAAGGGCAAGGTGACGATTAATGGTAAACTCGCCAGTGATTACTTATCAGGCAACAAAACGTTGCTTGCTGAGATCACCGATCCGCTTGCGCTCGTTGGCAAGCAAAAGGAATTTGATGTCAGCGTGCTCGTAAAAGGCGGTGGCCTAAGTGGGCAGGTTGACGCAATCAAGCAGGCAATTGCTAAAGCGATTACCGTCAGCGCGCCAGACTTGCGTTCTCCGCTGAAAAAAGCCGGTTTCATGAAGCGCGACCCGCGCGAAAAGGAGCGCAAAAAATACGGTTTACGCAGCGCCCGCAAGCGAGAGCAGTACTCAAAGCGCTAAAGGCTTTCCGTACTACTCCGTCCAGCGAACTTACAAAAAACCGCTTCTGCAGGCAGGAGTGGTTTTTTCGTAACTATGATATAATAGGTGCATGGTATTATCACAAATCACATTCGCTTGGCGCACCGGCACGTTATGTGGCGGTTTGCTCTGTGCTTTGTAGATGATTTCTAAAAATTACTGATCAGCCCGCCACACAATCGGCGGGCTTGGCTTTTTTGGTTTTATTGTTCAGCGGTTAATCAGGTTGCCGCGCAGCACTACTGGAGCCGATTATTTTTCTAATAAAAATACCTGTTATAATAGGAGTTACTTATGACTAAACCCGTTATTCTCACTGGCGTTCGCGCCAACAATGATTTGCACATCGGCAATTATTTTGGCGCGATACTGCCGATTATTGACATGGCGCGGCGCCGCTCGGCTGAGTATACTGTTAATTTGTTTATTCCCGATTTGCATAGTTTTACGACGCCGATTGATCACAGCCAACTGTTTGATAGCATTATGAACAATGCTCGCGTCTACACGGCGGCCGGCTTACCGCTTGATGACGATGCAATTCAGCTGTACCGCCAAAGCTACGTGCCAGCGCATAGCGAATTGACGATTATTCTTAATAATTTTGTCGGTTTCGGCGAGATGGAGCGTATGACACAGTTCAAAGATAAGTCAGCAAAGCTGTCAAATGATCGCGTGTCGGTCGGCTTGTTTGACTATCCTGTGTTAATGGCGAGCGATATTTTGCTTTATAATGCCATGTATGTTCCGGTCGGCGATGACCAAACGCAGCATTTGGAGATTACGCGTGATATTGCTGAGCGTATGAATCATAAGTTTGGCGAATTGTTTACCGTGCCAGAACCGGTTGCAAAACAACATCAATTTTTTGGTAAAGACCAGGGCTTGCGCATCAAAGACTTGCAAAATCCTACGAAAAAAATGAGTAAATCGGACGAAACAGGCAAGGGTGTGATTTTCTTAAGCGATACGCCGGATGCTGCGCGTAAAAAAATCATGTCGGCAGCAACCGATTCGCTTGGGCGGGTGCATTACGATAAAGATGCGCAGCCTGGTATCAGCAATTTGTTAGAAATTTTGACGCTTGTACGCCAGGCAAACGGCCGTGTGGTCTCATTAAGGCAGACTGTTGACGAATTCACCGGATTAGAACGTTACGGCGAATTCAAAAAAATTGTTGCAGATGAGATGGCGGAATTTCTCGCGGACTTCCAAGCACGCTTGGCGCAGGTCGACAACGATGTTATTTTGCGCAAACTCAAATCATCTGAAATCACCGCTAGCCAAACCGCCAGCCAAACACTTTTGCGCGTGCAAAAAGCTGTCGGATTGAGGCGCTAATGAAAGTCACCGCAAGCGACCTATTAGCGATTTTGCGCCGGTTTAACGTGGCAACTGACGATAATGTGCCGCGCCATATTGATCAGATTAACGTCACGAATCCTAGCCCAATTAATTGGCTTGTTTCGTTTCGGTTTGATCGCAAGTGCTTTTTTGTCCTATTTGATGAGACCGCTGAGGACCGTGAGTCGTATATCATGCGGCAGATATTCACTGCAAAGAGCGACGCCGAAGGGGTGCTTTATGAAAATCCGACAAGTGATCTGACAACTTACGGCTTACCGTTCAAAGGTAAAGATTTATATCTGTTTCAGTTAACGAGTAGTAAACGCCGTCTTGATGTCGTGCTCGCTGAGCGCCATCCTGAATATAGCCGTAGTACATGGCAAAAATATATTAAATCTGGTAATATTTTTGTTAATAATTCGCCCGCTAAAAGCCCGAAGCAAGAAGTTACCGAAGCAGATCGGATTGAAATTAATCTACCGAGTGCGGCAGATTACAGCAACCAGGCACTTCCGATTTTGTACATAGATGACAATGTTATCGTCATTAATAAGCCGGCAGGGATTTTGACGCACAGTAAGGGTGCACTGAACGACGAATTTACGGTCGCTGACTTTTTTCGGCGTTATACTACTGTTGGACTGAATACGAACCGCCCCGGCATCGTCCACCGGCTTGACCGCGACACGAGCGGCGTACTAATCGGTGCGCGAACGCCGGAATCGGCAGCGCGGCTTAAAAAACAATTTGCCGAACGTAAAACGAAAAAATATTACCTAGCGATCGTGGACGGCATACTGAAGCAGCCGCATGCAAAAATCGACGTTCCGCTCGGCCGCAATCCTGCTGCTCCGAGCATCTGGCGTCCAGGCGTAAATGGCAAGCCTGCGCAAACGGTATATAAGGCGCTTGCACACCGCGACGGCAAAAGCCTCGTTTTGCTTCGCCCGCTTACTGGACGCACCCACCAACTGCGCGTGCATTTGCGGCATGTCGGCGCGCCGATCACTGGCGACCGCGTGTACGGCGTGCCAGCCGCGCGGCTATTTTTGCATGCGTATTCCCTTGAAATCACTATCGCGCCAGGCGACCGCCGCACATTCACCGCGCCGATTCCGCGCGAGTTCATTGAGCTATTTCCAGAGGCGAATGATGTCGACCTTGCTATTTGAAAGCACAACGAAACAGCAGCTTGACGCGCTCGCCGCTGACTTGCCGCAATCAACATTGCTAACTGGCGCTGACGGCGCTGGATTGCTCACTGCTGCAAAGTATGTCGCTGGTGCAAATATTGCCGCAATAATTCAACCGACCGATAAAGATGGCACCGTTGCTCCTGCGGGCTTGATTAAGCTTGATGCGATTCACCAGCTACGCCAGCAGGCGAGGGGACGAGCTGCTGTGCGAACGATTTTTATCATTGATGATGCCGACCGTATGAATCACCGGGCGCAGAATGCATTTTTGAAATTGCTTGAAGAACCAACGTCGCACGTTCACTTTATTCTAACGTCGCACAAACCGCATTTGCTGCTCGCTACGATTTTGTCGCGCGTAGAACGTTTTAGTATTAGACCAATTTCGTTACATCAAACACGCCAACTGCTTAAGCTGCTTGGCGTCAATGACCCGCGTACAGAGCAACAGCTTTTGTTTTTAGCATCTAGAAAGCCCGCTGCGCTTACACGGCTCGCACGCGACCCAGTGAATCTAGAGAAAATTGGTGATATCATGCGCGATGCGCAGCAGTTCATTCGCGAATCAAACTATCAACGTGCTGCGATTGCTATGCGTTACACTGATCGACGGGCGGCACAGCAACTATTATCGTACTGTCTCGCAATCATTACGCATACGTTGCACCGTAATCCGTCGCGCAGTCTTATTTATAAAAGCGAGTATATCGCCGACGCATACGAACGAATCGCTGTCAACGGGAATGTACGCTTGCAGCTTGTTGCTCTGGTTCTGTCAATGGTATAATAGCGACAGTATGTTTGGATTATTGTTTGTCGTTGCGGTTGGGATTTTTACTCTGTGGTATACGCAGTCGCCAAGTGAAGCGACACGGGATTTACCGCAAAAACTGTCGGCGAAACTTGATAAATTATGGGAAATTGCTCAGGAATCGTTAAAGTCTCAGCGATACTTGCGTGCTGAAAAAGCCCTGTTGACCATTCTACGTATTGATGAACGCAATGCAACCGCCTATAATCGGCTCGGTATTTTATACGCCAAGCAGCAAGCGTACAGCGATGCGATCGAATGTTTTGAGATTGCACAGAGCTTAGAGCCGAGCGCGTCAAGCCTGCACAACGTTGGTCTGATTTATTATGAAACTGAAAATTACGAAAAAGCAGCACTGGCGTTTGAACAGGCGCTCACAATGGAAGAAACGGTTGCTTCGCGCCATATTGCGTACGCAAAAGTGCAGGAAAAGCTTGACCATCCAAAGCGAATGTTTGAGCACCTAGAGCGTGCGATTGAGCTAGAGCCGAGTGTGCAAAGCTACAATATTTTAGCAGACGCCTACGAGCGTAATGGCGAACAGGAAAAAGCCGATGCATTACGCAAGAGAATCAATCACGTGATCAATAGCAAGAATCCGCCTGCCGCGCGCATCAAGCAGCCTCGTCG
This portion of the TM7 phylum sp. oral taxon 349 genome encodes:
- the rplF gene encoding 50S ribosomal protein L6 codes for the protein MSRIGKLPVVIPAGVTITVDSGDVTVEGPKGKLVQFITPAVNVKVEDGQVTVHPRDESRQARAQHGLMRALINNMVVGVTQGYERRLEVKGVGFRVSSSNNELTMSLGFSHEVKYKAPEGVNVSNEKMIIVVSGIDKQKVGQTAAEIRALKKPEPYKGKGIMYLGEQILRKAGKAGKK
- a CDS encoding 50S ribosomal protein L18, whose translation is MSDLAKRLLNRSLRKARVRAKVNGTAERPRLSVTISNMHVSAQLIDDVTGTTLASATTVGTKISGTMTEKCTTIGTDIAKKAKKAKINAAVFDRNGRQYAGRLQALAEAARKEGLEF
- the rpsE gene encoding 30S ribosomal protein S5 → MAEQATERTTPRADRGRASRSGRQGRGGRRDDRRNKRDDAPKEFEEVVINIDRVARVVKGGRRFRFKALVVVGNHKNKVGVGVAKGADVQAAIAKATDVAKKHLITIPVANETIPHDMEVKLSGARVLIKPAAPGTGIIAGGVVRAIIGVTGIRNLLSKSLGSTNKVNIAYATIEALNGLVPHEQWLGVKASAKAKAGEEE
- the rplO gene encoding 50S ribosomal protein L15, whose amino-acid sequence is MTKYNELQVSSHKSRKRVGRGISAGGGKTAGRGTKGQNARTGKKLRAMFQGGQNGIVSAVPKARGFKSLRVPAQVVYSDRLNELKGEVDNFALYEADLIMTPFYTVKVISRGELTTKITLKTQGASKSVIAALEKVGGSFEKVATPLQKSAKEAEAEDEAK
- a CDS encoding GrpB family protein — protein: MVVIISSPDEVYVKLFDKIAFHLRAILPKRQIHHVGSTAVPGLAGKNIVDVLVSARNIHDIAAIKRRLQKAGFFPGSHSNPADGYVFMASRREETVAGDIHIHIAVAGTTRHDDFLLLRDYLRTHPEETKAYAAAKSAIVCDTNGDRNQYKLRKSKYVTELLGRAQRWKYNCN
- the secY gene encoding preprotein translocase subunit SecY — encoded protein: MNWRIVVRSLKNRDMQKRLGIVFGLIVAFRFLAHVPVPLANPTELKSIIEGVVSSSDFGGFLNLMSGGALSQISIVLVGMSPFITASIITQLLTKAIPKLEELHKDGESGRRKIQQWTRIVTVPLAIVQSIAFVYILQQSVLAGSTTGSAQSTPWQWVIAVTSMTAGSVLLMWIGELMTEQGIGNGISLVIFAGIISQLPTTFGTLISSLFSTAKGQLSVFGWFNVPVDPTTFWLVLAIGIIGLLLLYMLVKINEAQRVITINYAKRVAGNTSYGGVKSILPVKLIAAGVIPVIFAVAFLSLPAFVGQVMKVMPGANATVANNLVKWFQSPTAKNFANGDWTVMIYPVLYFLLVIAFTYFYTGIVFNANEIAENLQKQGGFIAGVRPGATTEKYLSTTVNRLVLFGSIALGVIAIMPFIMDYIFAQLGLSISNLSIGGTGLLIVVTVGLETLRQVNSRALMVTYDDFDVDELGGSNTKKRRLLKLKFSKLRRAKG
- the infA gene encoding translation initiation factor IF-1; translated protein: MASSKEVIKLRGKVVEALPNTQFKVELENGLSIIAHISGKMRKHYIRLVPGDTVEVELTPYDLTKGRIVFRARD
- the rpmJ gene encoding 50S ribosomal protein L36 is translated as MKVRASVKKISPDDQLVRRKGRLRVINKKKPKNKQRQG
- the rpsM gene encoding 30S ribosomal protein S13 — protein: MARIAGVVIPDDKQVQVSLTYIYGIGSKFARDILAAAKIEPTTRVKDLTEAEEQKLRDIIDNDYVTEGDLQRLVTNNIKRLKDINAYRGLRHKAGLPTRGQRTRTNARTRKGKAIAVGGAQPKAASKT
- the rpsK gene encoding 30S ribosomal protein S11, giving the protein MAEAKSSKKKQRRSVPNGQLHVQATFNNTIVTFADSKGNALTASSAGACGFRGSKKGTAYAAQIAAEKAAEAAKSSYGLRTVDVFVKGVGLGRDAAIRALGTFDITVNSIKDVTGVPHGGVRPRKARRA
- the rpsD gene encoding 30S ribosomal protein S4, with product MARDRSPIVKQSRREGVALHPKAHKILARKSGIPGEHAHGRQGKQSMYATQLREKQKVRRMYGLLEKQFAKLMNEAVRKPGLAGENLLKFLELRLDNAVYRAGFATSRRQARQLVSHGHFELNGRRVDIPSIRVKAGDIITVRPKSVKSGYFTNINDIYSNTSQVPLSWLTGDVKKLKIEITGTPKREEAEADINEQLIVEYYSR
- a CDS encoding DNA-directed RNA polymerase subunit alpha encodes the protein MSKVIHNPALAQIIDNSEFSSTFIVEPLHVNYGNTLGNSLRRVLLSSIRGGAVVAFRIEGATHEFTTVPGIKEDVVDIMLNLKGVNFRIATDEPIELRLEKHGAGEITAADIQANADVEVMNPDHVICTVDDDSRTTVFDLVVESGRGYQTIEESSEKRLHSDMIAVDAMFSPVTRVRFKVDPTRVGQETNLDKLELTIETDGSLTPREAFEEAAAILVNQYSALAGSTKVEAAPALGTKAKDDVDELDRSIEDLGLSARTVNALINNGIRTVRDLVTLSEQDLRDLRGFGSKALDEVKDKLAELEL
- the rplQ gene encoding 50S ribosomal protein L17, with product MHRHGYKGRKFGRERDQRRALLKGLATSLVMEERIETTLPKAKELVRYIEKLITKAKKGDLANRRAVIAGLSTQAAAVKLVDQIAPQLTSRTSGHVRVERTRLRVGDGAQMAVIEFVDELEDMPKSEKEAR